Part of the Gemmatimonadales bacterium genome, AGTGGGCTCACGTCACTGGGGGTTTCGGACACGGTCCGGAAGATAGCTGAGCAGGATTCCGCTGCCGACGGCGAGCAGGGTTCCCAGCGGGACGTACCAGGGCCATGCCAGACGGCCCACCGGCTCGAGCCACGCCAGACCCGGGCTCCCGGCCAGCCGCTTGGCAAAGACGACCAGCAGCATGACCGCCACTGTGATGGCAACCGCGCCCACCACGTCCCGTCCCCGGGCCCGGGGCCAGCGCCCGGCAAGGAAATACGTGCCCAGCAGCGGGCCGTATGTCACCGAGGCGATGGACAAGGCCAGCACCACCACGGGTGTGTCGCTCCCGCGCTCCGCATAGTGGAAATAGAGGGCCCCTCCCACCAGCCCCAGCGCCCAGATGGCCGAGAGGATACGGCCGACTCGCAGCAGGTGCACCGGGTCGCGCCTGCCGGTCCACGATGCGTACAGATCGTGGGTGGCGGATGAGGCCAGCGAGTTGATGGCGGAGCTGTGGGTACCCATCGCCGCGGCGAGGATGCCGGCGATCACGAGGCCGGCGAGTCCGACCGGCAGGTGATCCACCACGAAGCGGGGAAAGAGCTGGTCGCCCGGCAGATCTGCCGGTGCCAGTCCTGCGGCCCAGATGGCGGAGCCCACCAGGAGAAACAGGGTGAACTGTAGCATCACCATGACCCCCGAGCCCACCAGCGCGACCCGGGCATCCCGAAGCGAGCGCGTGGCCAGGAGCCGTTGCACGATGAGATGGTCGGTCCCGTGGGACGCGCCCGAGAGGAGCGCGCCGCCCACGATCCCGCTCAGGAGTGTGTAGGTCACGGTCAGACTCGGGCGTGGCTCGATGACACGCAGCTTGCCCGCCGAATACGTTGCCGCAAACGCCACGTCCACCCCTCCGGCCAGCTTCCAGGCGATCAGCAGCGCTCCCACGCCTCCGGCCAGGTACACCGAAAGCTGGAGCACGTCGGTCCACACGACCGCCTTGAAGCCGCCGAACCAGGTGTAGACCATCGTCACGATGCCCATCACCGCGATCGCGGTAGGCACGCTCCAGCCGGTCACCAGCGCCAGCGGGATGGCGCTGGCGAAGACCCGGACCGCGTCCCCGAAGAAGCGGCTGACCAGGAAGACGAGCGAGGTCAGCCGCCGGGTGCCGACCCCGAAGCGGGACTCCAGCCGGGCGTAGGCCGTCTCCTGTTCGCCCCGGAAATAGCCGGGTAGGAGCCAGCGCGCCACCGCGATCCGGCCGACCAGATAGCCGATCGTGAGCTGAAGAAAGGTGAGATCTCCCCGGGCCCCGATGCCGGGGATCGAGATCACGGTCAGCGCCGAAGTCTCGGTCGCGACGATGGAGAGGAGAATGGCCCAGGCGGGGAGGTCGCGGGCACCGAGGAAGTAATCCGCGGCGCTCCGCTGGTGCCGGGCCATCCAGAGGCCGAGGCCCAGGGTGAAGACGAAATAGACGCCGACGACCAGCAGGTCGAGTGAATGCAGCGGCGCGGCTCCGGCCGAGGATCAAGAAAAAGGGCCCACGCGCCGCACGGCGGTGGGCCCTGGATTCAATCGGGGGTGCTCAGGCGGTGAAGCTGCTGCCGCACCCGCAGCCGCCGCTCGCGTTGGGATTGGTGAAGGTGAAGCCGGAGCCCTGCATCGAGGTCACATAGTCGATGGTGACGCCGGTGAGATACTGGGCGCTGAACCCGTCCACGAAGACCCGTACGCCATTGACGGCCTGCACCATGTCGTCGTCCAGGGCG contains:
- a CDS encoding sodium:solute symporter — protein: MARHQRSAADYFLGARDLPAWAILLSIVATETSALTVISIPGIGARGDLTFLQLTIGYLVGRIAVARWLLPGYFRGEQETAYARLESRFGVGTRRLTSLVFLVSRFFGDAVRVFASAIPLALVTGWSVPTAIAVMGIVTMVYTWFGGFKAVVWTDVLQLSVYLAGGVGALLIAWKLAGGVDVAFAATYSAGKLRVIEPRPSLTVTYTLLSGIVGGALLSGASHGTDHLIVQRLLATRSLRDARVALVGSGVMVMLQFTLFLLVGSAIWAAGLAPADLPGDQLFPRFVVDHLPVGLAGLVIAGILAAAMGTHSSAINSLASSATHDLYASWTGRRDPVHLLRVGRILSAIWALGLVGGALYFHYAERGSDTPVVVLALSIASVTYGPLLGTYFLAGRWPRARGRDVVGAVAITVAVMLLVVFAKRLAGSPGLAWLEPVGRLAWPWYVPLGTLLAVGSGILLSYLPDRVRNPQ
- a CDS encoding iron-sulfur cluster assembly accessory protein, giving the protein MSGIEQQAPVAGFNMTLTERAAEEVQKFIAQEQVPVETAGLRVSVLPGGCSGFKYSLNIEERALDDDMVQAVNGVRVFVDGFSAQYLTGVTIDYVTSMQGSGFTFTNPNASGGCGCGSSFTA